From Onychostoma macrolepis isolate SWU-2019 chromosome 05, ASM1243209v1, whole genome shotgun sequence, one genomic window encodes:
- the scn4bb gene encoding sodium channel, voltage-gated, type IV, beta b, whose amino-acid sequence METQSRGRLRGGNGGGVPSERTASCLLLTLIIGVCCVHALEMSTGKIPFLEAVNGSTVLLPCTYASCIGITNLYFKWEFNDNGTMQKVADSVIPTDHVEPNKVNVYRERVDYVGSSKENNISILLWNVTFEDAGVYTCFGKNPKEKGKNHSAFFTLYVVEELREVDNTLTIIIASCVGGFIASLMAFMLLKNFTLFVLAKIEEKNKECLVTSSGIDNTENGLSGSKSTPKKA is encoded by the exons ATGGAGACACAGAGCAGAGGACGTCTGAGAGGAGGCAACGGTGGTGGTGTGCCTTCAGAAAGAACTGCGTCCTGTCTTCTGCTCACACTCATCATTG GCGTGTGTTGCGTTCATGCTCTGGAAATGTCTACTGGTAAGATTCCATTTCTAGAAGCAGTGAACGGCAGCACAGTCCTTCTGCCCTGCACCTATGCCAGCTGTATTGGGATCACTAACCTCTACTTCAAATGGGAGTTCAATGATAATGGCACCATGCAGAAG GTGGCTGATTCTGTAATTCCAACGGATCATGTGGAGCCAAATAAAGTGAACGTTTACCGTGAGAGGGTGGATTATGTCGGCTCCAGTAAAGAAAATAACATCTCCATCCTGCTTTGGAATGTAACATTTGAGGATGCAGGCGTCTACACCTGCTTTGGCAAAAACCCCAAAGAGAAGGGAAAGAATCACAGCGCCTTTTTCACTCTATATGTAGTAGAGGAAT TAAGGGAGGTTGATAACACACTCACCATCATCATTGCCTCCTGTGTTGGTGGATTCATCGCTTCGTTAATGGCCTTCATGCTGCTAAAGAACTTCACTCTGTTTGTTCTCGCAAAGATTGAGGAAAAAAA taaggaGTGCCTTGTCACCTCCTCAGGGATTGATAACACAGAGAACGGTCTGTCGGGCTCCAAATCTACACCAAAGAAAGCATGA
- the tmprss4b gene encoding transmembrane protease serine 4b, translated as MALWLKRRRELSTLRTEESRVRWRSAVITVCCVLVIATLIVGLYFTVKIVNSKFFFCSGSLRFISIEKTCDGKANCAGGEDEITCVSKLRTNDTYPVRLMGDRLVLQVFINKGGWRTVCADNWRTKHTRLACQRLGYTVSPRSTRVPVRSLLFNPQDAFATVSKNSTHPDIQSFLSVSDKCFSGSVVSVSCSDCGEVVGEDRIVGGVDTAIEHWPWQVSLQWNQQHVCGGALLSKRWVISAAHCFTGRTRELSRWTVVLGQTEVAGSRGVSVEMIVVHNNYSRLSNDFDIAMLKLTWPVTVGDSILPVCLPPHQLSVKEMLVVTGWGLRKEKGELPSVLQKASVPLIDRSECSKPSVYGSAITPRMLCAGFLKGNIDACQGDSGGPLVYLSSRWQLMGIVSWGVGCAREGKPGVYTDVSQLLNWIYTVMERLP; from the exons ATGGCCCTGTGGCTGAAGCGAAGGCGAGAACTGAGCACACTGAGGACTGAGGAGAGCAGAGTACGCTGGAGATCGGCTGTTATCACCGTGTGCTGTGTGCTAGTCATAGCAACCTTGATAGTGGGGTTGTATTTTA CTGTTAAGATAGTGAATTCCAAGTTTTTCTTCTGCTCTGGCTCACTGAGATTCATTTCAATAGAAAAGACATGTGATGGAAAGGCTAACTGTGCAGGTGGTGAGGATGAAATCACATGTGTATCCAAACTGCGGACCAATGACACGTATCCAG TGAGGCTGATGGGGGACAGACTGGTCCTGCAGGTGTTCATTAATAAGGGTGGATGGAGAACAGTGTGTGCTGATAACTGGAGGACAAAGCACACACGGTTAGCCTGTCAACGACTGGGCTATACAGT GAGTCCACGAAGTACACGAGTCCCGGTAAGGAGTCTGCTCTTCAACCCTCAAGATGCATTTGCTACAGTCAGCAAAAACTCCACACACCCTGACATCCAGAGTTTCCTCTCAGTCAG TGACAAATGTTTCTCTGGCTCAGTGGTGTCTGTGTCCTGCTCAG ACTGTGGAGAGGTGGTGGGAGAGGACCGTATTGTTGGTGGGGTGGACACAGCAATCGAACACTGGCCGTGGCAGGTTAGTCTTCAGTGGAACCAGCAGCATGTTTGTGGAGGAGCATTATTATCCAAGCGTTGGGTCATATCAGCTGCTCACTGTTTCACAGG CCGGACACGAGAGCTGAGTCGATGGACTGTGGTGTTGGGTCAGACCGAAGTGGCGGGATCCAGGGGTGTCAGCGTAGAGATGATTGTTGTCCACAATAACTACAGTCGCTTGAGTAATGACTTTGACATCGCCATGCTAAAACTCACTTGGCCTGTCACTGTTGGGG ACTCAATCTTGCCAGTTTGTTTACCCCCTCACCAGCTGTCTGTGAAGGAGATGCTTGTGGTGACTGGGTGGGGATTGCGCAAGGAGAAAG GTGAGCTGCCCTCTGTGCTGCAGAAAGCTTCGGTGCCCCTGATTGACAGGTCAGAGTGTTCCAAGCCCTCTGTTTACGGTTCCGCCATAACTCCCAGAATGCTTTGTGCTGGATTCCTCAAAGGAAACATAGATGCATGTCag ggGGACAGTGGGGGTCCGCTAGTGTACCTTTCATCTCGTTGGCAGTTAATGGGTATAGTGAGTTGGGGAGTGGGCTGTGCACGGGAGGGAAAACCTGGAGTTTACACTGATGTTAGTCAACTTCTCAACTGGATCTACACCGTAATGGAG AGACTGCCATGA
- the tmprss13b gene encoding transmembrane protease serine 13b yields MEHRQAESPPSYDSVVNHNTPPPSYPSLQALSANQVQPYYIPQPIHQTPAPCVVQTIPAQRGQAPSHRNKRYCYGGSSGTAVIVVLVVIAVWMGVRYGPSLWALAGKETETDTCPPLSVSCDGKRDCSQGSDESGCVRFGTANELQVMTSKTKSFLPVCAQGWDKNIADQTCQQLGFRQSYVVGVLNTSSSAFQSLNSQFTNTIQAAGRVSISTSCPGQQTVSLQCSKCGKPPGSRIIGGSVAAADEWPWQASLHFQGSHSCGGTLVAPDFIITAAHCFPKGTQLPSNWKVYIGLVSQHQLPSPYNVQQIILHENYDPGTKNNDIALLKLSKPASKILPVCLPVFGQTFPAAKQCWTTGFGVTKEGADSSSTLLMEVAVNLIDSAVCNSYTVYGERITENMLCAGDLKGGRDSCQGDSGGPLVCKLDDKWYLSGVTSWGDGCGKSNRPGVYSDVGKLLMWIHGKMQQKRP; encoded by the exons ATGGAGCACAGACAG GCTGAGTCTCCTCCCTCATATGATTCTGTGGTGAATCACAACACGCCTCCACCTTCATATCCGAGTCTTCAGGCATTGTCAGCCAACCAAGTCCAGCCGTACTACATACCACAGCCAATACATCAAACACCTGCTCCTTGTGTAGTACAGACAA TCCCAGCACAGAGAGGTCAAGCTCCCTCACACAGGAACAAAAGGTATTGCTATGGAGGGTCGAGTGGTACTGCCGTTATTGTAGTACTGGTTGTAATTGCCGTCTGGATGGGAG TGCGCTATGGGCCGTCACTGTGGGCTCTCGCAGGGAAAGAAACTGAGACAGACACATGCCCCCCTTTATCAGTCAGCTGTGATGGAAAGAGAGACTGTTCTCAAGGCAGTGATGAATCTGGCTGTG TGCGGTTTGGTACAGCAAATGAATTGCAGGTCATGACCTCTAAGACCAAAAGCTTCCTTCCAGTCTGTGCACAGGGCTGGGATAAAAACATAGCTGACCAAACCTGCCAACAGCTTGGCTTCAGACA GAGTTATGTAGTTGGTGTCTTGAATACCAGTTCATCCGCCTTTCAAAGTTTGAACAGTCAGTTTACAAACACCATCCAGGCGGC aggacgtgtgtctatatc TACGTCCTGTCCTGGGCAGCAGACTGTGTCCCTGCAGTGCAGCA AGTGTGGAAAGCCACCAGGATCGAGGATCATAGGGGGAAGTGTGGCTGCTGCCGATGAGTGGCCGTGGCAGGCCAGTCTGCATTTCCAAGGGTCTCACTCATGTGGAGGAACTCTGGTGGCTCCAGACTTCATCATTACTGCTGCTCACTGCTTCCCCAA AGGAACACAGTTGCCTAGTAACTGGAAAGTGTATATTGGTTTGGTGTCCCAGCACCAGCTTCCCAGCCCATATAATGTACAGCAAATCATTTTACATGAGAATTATGACCCAGGGACAAAAAACAATGATATTGCCTTGCTAAAACTCAGTAAACCTGCCA GTAAAATACTGCCTGTCTGCCTGCCTGTGTTTGGCCAGACGTTTCCTGCTGCCAAACAGTGCTGGACCACAGGTTTTGGAGTTACCAAGGAAGGGGCTG ATAGTAGTTCCACTCTTTTGATGGAGGTTGCAGTAAACCTGATAGACTCAGCTGTGTGTAACTCATATACTGTTTATGGCGAACGTATCACTGAGAATATGCTGTGTGCAGGAGATCTTAAGGGAGGGAGAGACTCTTGTCAG gGGGACAGTGGAGGTCCACTGGTGTGTAAACTTGACGACAAATGGTATCTCTCAGGCGTAACAAGTTGGGGAGATGGCTGTGGAAAGTCAAACCGTCCAGGGGTCTACAGTGATGTAGGGAAACTTTTAATGTGGATACATGGCAAGATGCAG CAAAAGCGACCATGA